In Emys orbicularis isolate rEmyOrb1 chromosome 12, rEmyOrb1.hap1, whole genome shotgun sequence, one genomic interval encodes:
- the LOC135887166 gene encoding olfactory receptor 10A4-like has translation MVNPEQVNQTVLMEFILLGFGNLPELQTLLFLLFLTIYIATVAGNVLIFALVVADQHLHTPMYFFLGNLSCLETCCSSTILPRVLASLLTLDRTISFSGCLTQYYFFGSLVATECLLLSVMSYDRYLAICNPLHYAARMSGKSCIQLAGGSWIGGFLCFGILTLLIHQLTFCGPNIIDHFFCDFIPLVKLSCNDPHLMETLAFTLVLLFSLVPFLFILMSYVYIITTILRIPSTTGRQKAFSTCSSHLIVVSIYYATLMIVYMFPTTDILSDFKKVLSVVYAILTPLVNPLIYSLRNKEVQEALRKACRKFMLGPC, from the coding sequence ATGGTGAACCCAGAGCAAGTGAATCAAACGGTTCTCATGGAATTCATCCTGCTaggatttgggaatctccctgagCTACAaactcttctcttcctgctgtttctcaCCATCTACATTGCAACCGTGGCTGGGAACGTCCTGATCTTTgcgctagttgtggctgatcagcaccttcacacccccatgtacttcttcctggggaacttgtcctgcttggagacttgctgctcctccaccatcctgcccagggtgCTGGCCAGTCTTCTGACTCTCGATAGGACCATTTCATTTAGTGGCTGCCTCACACAATATTATTTCTTTGGTTCTCTAGTGGCTACAGAATGCCTTCTCCTGTCGGTGATGTCTTACgatcggtatttagcgatatgcAATCCACTGCACTATGCAGCCCGTATGAGTGGCAAGTCCTGCATCCAACTTGCAGGTGGCTCTTGGATAGGTGGCTTCCTATGTTTTGGCATATTAACATTATTGATACATCAGTTAACGTTCTGTGGCCCTAACAttattgaccatttcttttgcgATTTTATCCCCCTTGTAAAGCTCTCCTGCAATGACCCTCACCTGATGGAAACATTGGCTTTCACACTCGTCTTGCTTTTCTCACTGGTCCCATTCCTATTTATTTTGATGTCCTACGTCTACATCATCACCACCATTCTGAGAATCCCATCCACcactgggaggcaaaaggccttttccacctgctcctcccacctcattgtggtgagcATTTATTATGCAACTCTGATGATTGTCTATATGTTCCCAACCACTGACATCCTGAGCGACTTCAAGAAAGTTCTGTCTGTCGTCTATGCCATCCTGACTCCCCTGgtcaatcccctcatctacagcctgagaaacaaagaggtccAGGAGGCACTGAGGAAAGCTTGCAGGAAATTCATGCTTGGACCATGCTAA